The genomic interval TCAAGGCCCGCGAAACGTACGAGATCATGAACGCCGAACTGGTCGGGCGGGAAGCCGCCGTGCTCGTCATGGGCAAGCACAGCGGCCGCGCCGCGTTCCGCAAGGCCCTGAACGACCTGGGCTACACCGACCTGCCCGACGACAAGGTCCAGCACCTGTTCGCCCGCTTCAAGGACCTCGCCGACCGCAAGGGCCAGATCTACGCCGATGATCTGCGCGCCCTCGTCGAGGCCCGCACGGACGTACCGCAGACCTTCACGCTCGAAGGCTTCCAGATCACCTCCGGCATGAACATGACCCCCGTCGCCTTCGTGCGCCTCAGCACCCCCGACGGGCCCGTGGAAGCCACCGCACACGGCGACGGACCGGTCGAGGCGGCCTTCCAGGCCATCAACCGCATCACCGGCATCACGCCCGAACTGGAAACCTACCGCATCCAGGCGGTCACCAAGGGCGGCGACGCCCTGGGTGAGGTGAGCATCGGCGCCCGGCACGGCGAGACCACCCTGCACGGCAGCGGGGTCGCCACTGACGTGGTCGAGGCCAGCGCCCGCGCCTGGATCCGCATTCAGAACATGGTCGTGGCCGGCATGGGCACCGAGCGGCGCAAAGGCGAATTCGCGCCCGGCCGCATCTGAACCGCACCGGTGCGGGGGCCCGCCTGGATCTCAGGCGGGCCCAGGCCGCGCCCCTGGAGCTTCCCCATGATCCTTGAAATCGCTCTCCTGCAGGTCCGCCCCACGCGCACCCCTGAATTCGAAGAGGCGTTCGCGCAGGCCAGGCCACTCATCGCGCGCATGCACGGACACGTCAGGCATGAACTGCACCGCTACGTAGAAGACGACCACCGCTACGCCCTGCTGGTCTGGTGGGCGACCCTGGAGGACCACACCGTGGGCTTCCGCGGCAGTCCGGAGTACCAGGAGTGGCGCGCCCTGCTGCACCACTTCTACGACCCGTTCCCGACCGTGGAGCACTACCGCGCGGTTGACTAGACGCCTACACGCTCACCAGCCCCAGCGCGAAGCCGCGCGCGACCGCCCCGGCGCGGCTCTGCACACCCAGTTTGGAATACAGGGCCTGCACGTGGAACTTCACGGTGCTTTCGCTGACCCCCAGGTCCCGCGCGGCGCGTTTGTTGCTGAGCCCCTCCGCGAGCAGGGCCAGCACGTCCCGTTCCCGCGGCGTGAGGCTCACCTCCCCACCATCGAGGGGGGCGTCCGCGTCGTCATCAGGTGCGGCGAGCCACGCGGGAGGCAGCGCACTCAGGCCGGCCGCGGCGCCCAGCACCGCGGCCACCAGTTCTGCCGGCGTGGCGTCCGGAGGCAGGGCGGCCCACCCGGCCGGGCATACGTCCGGCAGCAGGGCCAGCCACGCGCGCGACCCCAGGGACACGACGGCCGCGCCCGCCAGGTCGTCCGGGGCGTTCAGCCAGCGGTCATCCACGATCAGCACGTCCGCCTCGTTGCCTTCAGGCGGCGGCAGCAGGGCCGCGTCCGCGAGCACCGCGCGCACCCCGGCCGCCAGCACCTCGGAGCCCAGACTCACCCGCACGCTGGGCAGGGAGGCGGGTGCCACGCGGGTCATGCCCGATGCTACCGGGCGCATGCTCGGGGCAGGCACGGTCAGCGTTCACCCACCGTGACCGTCACGTCCTGCTCCTCACCGCCGCGCAGCACTCTCAGCTTCAGCAGCTCCCCGGCCCGGTCACGGATCTGCCCGAGCAGTTCACGGGGGTGCCGCATGGGCGTGCCGTCCAGTGCCAGCAGGATGTCCCCGACCCGCAGACCCGCCTGCTCGCCGGGACTGCCGGGTTCCACCTGCACCACGGTGAGGCCCGGCCGACCAGCCTGCCCGAACCGGTCACGGTCCGGGCGACCGTCCGGACCGGGCCGGGCTCCCCAGGGCCCCCGGCCGCGGTCCCCCGGCCCGAACGGACCCCAGGGGCGCCCCCCGCCCGGCCCCCGCGGCCGGTGAGGGCCGGGCGCCTCGGTGCTGTCCTGCTCCATTCCGGCGGTGGGCAGGTGCACCGGCTGGGTGGCGAGGCCCAGGTACCCGCGCGGCACGCGCCCGGAGGTTCCCAGCAGGCCCGCCACGCGCAGCGCCCGTTCGGCCGGTACGGCGAGCAGGTCCCCG from Deinococcus taeanensis carries:
- a CDS encoding antibiotic biosynthesis monooxygenase family protein; the encoded protein is MILEIALLQVRPTRTPEFEEAFAQARPLIARMHGHVRHELHRYVEDDHRYALLVWWATLEDHTVGFRGSPEYQEWRALLHHFYDPFPTVEHYRAVD
- a CDS encoding helix-turn-helix transcriptional regulator yields the protein MTRVAPASLPSVRVSLGSEVLAAGVRAVLADAALLPPPEGNEADVLIVDDRWLNAPDDLAGAAVVSLGSRAWLALLPDVCPAGWAALPPDATPAELVAAVLGAAAGLSALPPAWLAAPDDDADAPLDGGEVSLTPRERDVLALLAEGLSNKRAARDLGVSESTVKFHVQALYSKLGVQSRAGAVARGFALGLVSV
- a CDS encoding S1C family serine protease, coding for MTNFTDLSTALADAVEQAARSVVTVQAMRPVSGTVTAPGQVLTVAHLLHADEVTVVTPGGQVLTATVAGRDPGSDLALLRVDGLTAPALAAGPAPRVGELLLAVGRTGHGPQATLGFMERRADRGWLPTGAAPFRGVSGGALVSSHGTLVGVLNAGVSRGDLLAVPAERALRVAGLLGTSGRVPRGYLGLATQPVHLPTAGMEQDSTEAPGPHRPRGPGGGRPWGPFGPGDRGRGPWGARPGPDGRPDRDRFGQAGRPGLTVVQVEPGSPGEQAGLRVGDILLALDGTPMRHPRELLGQIRDRAGELLKLRVLRGGEEQDVTVTVGER